Proteins co-encoded in one Gehongia tenuis genomic window:
- the rsgA gene encoding ribosome small subunit-dependent GTPase A codes for MTGIIVRGVGGFYEVRKADGGAITCKAGGRFRKMGMKPMVGDRVELEPDGEMGFIVKILPRKNAMVRPPVANVDQAVVVISAGNPPPDYELADKLLVMGEMLGIELAVCINKCDEGAADGRDYALAGYPVFRTSAKTGEGLGALKEQLKGKVSFLAGQSGVGKSSILNQLLTGAELETGRVNEKLGRGRHTTRKAELLYSPEGFYVADTPGFSLLSLEAMEPERLKEFYPEFAPYEGECRFLGCNHGREPDCAVAAAAEAGEISKARLMRYRKLLSEIGEMWRNRYG; via the coding sequence TTGACCGGCATCATTGTGCGGGGCGTCGGCGGCTTCTACGAGGTCCGTAAGGCGGATGGCGGCGCCATCACCTGCAAGGCCGGGGGCCGGTTCCGCAAGATGGGCATGAAACCCATGGTGGGGGACCGGGTGGAGCTGGAGCCCGACGGGGAGATGGGCTTTATCGTGAAGATTCTGCCCCGGAAAAACGCCATGGTGCGCCCGCCGGTGGCCAATGTGGATCAGGCGGTGGTGGTGATCTCCGCCGGGAATCCGCCGCCGGATTACGAGCTTGCGGACAAGCTGCTGGTGATGGGCGAGATGCTGGGCATCGAGCTTGCGGTGTGCATCAACAAATGCGACGAGGGCGCGGCGGACGGCAGGGATTATGCGCTGGCCGGGTACCCCGTGTTCCGCACTTCCGCCAAGACCGGCGAGGGCCTTGGGGCCCTCAAGGAGCAGCTGAAGGGCAAGGTGTCCTTTCTTGCGGGCCAGTCGGGGGTGGGCAAATCGTCCATTTTGAACCAGCTTCTGACGGGCGCGGAGCTGGAAACCGGCCGGGTGAATGAGAAACTGGGCCGGGGCCGGCACACCACCCGCAAGGCGGAGCTTTTGTACAGCCCGGAGGGCTTTTATGTGGCGGACACGCCGGGCTTTTCCCTGCTGTCTTTGGAGGCTATGGAGCCGGAGCGGCTCAAGGAATTTTATCCCGAGTTTGCCCCCTATGAGGGGGAATGCCGGTTCCTTGGATGCAACCACGGCAGGGAACCGGACTGCGCGGTGGCGGCCGCCGCCGAAGCGGGGGAGATCTCGAAGGCCCGGCTGATGCGCTACCGCAAGCTTTTAAGCGAAATCGGTGAGATGTGGAGGAATCGCTATGGTTAA
- a CDS encoding DAK2 domain-containing protein, protein MANEVIDAGTLKRMAEAAAGYLEQQKANVDALNVFPVPDGDTGTNMSQTVRSAYEEVSRVQSDSLEEVAKALSKGALKGARGNSGVILSQIFRGFAQVVGSVDAADGTVLAKAFSSGVKMAYKAVMKPKEGTILTVARVSAEEVEKYVKKVKTASPMMVMKRLIAKAEETLKKTPDMLPVLKEAGVVDAGGVGLIWIFKGFQVAIEGKPLPEMIPLPQTAAALPDSVTAQQPETADIKFGYCTEFFIKNIQEGVSDKDVEKFKKYLKKIGDSQVVVGDLSMLKVHVHSNEPGNILQEALKLGELSGIKIDNMREQHREIFEDLVPAPAPAEPMKEMGMVAVVSGEGLSEIFRGLMVDGIVSGGQSMNPSTADIAAAVESVNARNVFVFPDNKNIVLAAEQAQEMVEGRKIIVIPTKSIPQGIAAILAFHPELSVAENTERMMQAYDKVKTGQITRAVRDTSLNGTKIHDGDVLGLLDGDIQHVGQDSQDISMALLHSMVNNEDEEFITVYAGEGVTPEQKDRLARSIEAAFPDCDLEIHDGGQPLYEYIFSVE, encoded by the coding sequence TTGGCTAACGAGGTTATTGATGCGGGCACACTAAAACGGATGGCGGAAGCTGCCGCGGGCTATCTGGAGCAGCAAAAGGCCAACGTGGATGCGCTCAATGTGTTTCCTGTGCCCGATGGCGACACCGGGACGAACATGTCTCAGACCGTGCGTTCGGCTTACGAGGAGGTCAGCCGGGTCCAGTCGGACAGCCTGGAGGAAGTGGCGAAAGCCCTCTCGAAGGGCGCTTTGAAGGGCGCCAGGGGCAACTCAGGCGTTATTTTGTCCCAGATCTTCCGGGGCTTTGCCCAGGTGGTCGGGAGCGTGGATGCGGCGGACGGCACGGTGCTCGCGAAGGCCTTCTCCAGCGGCGTCAAGATGGCCTACAAGGCGGTCATGAAGCCCAAGGAGGGCACCATTCTCACCGTGGCCCGTGTATCCGCCGAGGAAGTGGAGAAATACGTAAAGAAGGTCAAGACCGCCTCTCCCATGATGGTGATGAAGCGGCTTATCGCCAAGGCGGAGGAGACCCTGAAAAAAACGCCGGATATGCTTCCCGTTTTGAAGGAAGCGGGCGTGGTGGACGCCGGCGGCGTGGGTCTTATCTGGATTTTCAAGGGCTTTCAGGTCGCTATCGAGGGCAAACCCCTGCCGGAGATGATTCCGCTGCCCCAAACGGCGGCGGCTCTGCCGGACAGCGTCACGGCCCAGCAGCCGGAAACGGCGGACATCAAGTTCGGTTACTGCACCGAATTCTTCATTAAAAATATCCAGGAAGGCGTCTCGGACAAGGACGTTGAAAAGTTCAAGAAATATTTGAAGAAGATTGGCGACTCCCAGGTGGTGGTGGGCGATCTTTCCATGCTGAAGGTGCATGTCCACAGCAACGAGCCGGGCAATATCCTGCAGGAAGCTTTGAAGCTGGGCGAGCTGTCCGGCATCAAAATTGATAACATGCGGGAGCAGCACCGGGAAATCTTTGAGGATCTGGTCCCCGCCCCGGCGCCCGCCGAGCCCATGAAGGAAATGGGCATGGTGGCGGTGGTGAGCGGCGAGGGCCTTTCGGAAATCTTCCGCGGGCTGATGGTGGACGGCATCGTCTCCGGCGGCCAGAGCATGAATCCCAGCACCGCGGACATCGCCGCGGCGGTGGAGAGCGTGAACGCGAGGAACGTGTTCGTCTTCCCGGACAACAAGAACATCGTTCTTGCGGCGGAGCAGGCTCAGGAAATGGTGGAGGGCAGGAAGATCATCGTCATTCCCACCAAATCCATTCCCCAGGGCATTGCGGCCATCTTGGCCTTCCATCCCGAGCTTTCGGTTGCGGAAAACACCGAGCGGATGATGCAGGCCTACGACAAGGTGAAAACCGGCCAGATCACCCGGGCCGTTCGGGATACCAGCCTCAACGGGACCAAGATTCACGACGGCGATGTGCTGGGCCTTCTGGACGGCGACATTCAGCACGTGGGGCAGGATTCCCAGGACATCTCCATGGCCCTTCTGCACAGCATGGTGAACAACGAGGATGAGGAGTTCATCACCGTCTACGCCGGAGAGGGCGTCACGCCCGAGCAGAAGGATCGACTGGCGAGGTCCATCGAAGCGGCCTTTCCCGATTGCGATCTGGAAATCCATGACGGCGGCCAGCCGCTGTATGAGTACATCTTTTCCGTGGAATAA
- a CDS encoding Stp1/IreP family PP2C-type Ser/Thr phosphatase has product MIFAASSHRGAVRKSNQDSYYVSTKRLDGYYVMMVADGMGGHRAGEVASAMAVSATTEYLEDCRRGSMETRLRRAVEKANGEIFRRASLDENCQGMGTTLTLALMDEERYAVGHVGDSRAYLISGGEMRQITRDHTLVEEISSTVDLDEAARRNHPQRSLITRAVGVEFRVDMDLYEGKWQRGDVLFICSDGLVNEVDETEILAELGRQPSLDAWVKTLVERAIEAGGHDNITAVAALNEGGDGL; this is encoded by the coding sequence GTGATCTTTGCGGCTTCGAGCCATCGAGGCGCTGTCAGGAAGAGCAATCAGGACTCCTATTACGTGTCCACGAAAAGGTTGGATGGCTACTATGTGATGATGGTGGCCGACGGTATGGGGGGACACCGGGCGGGTGAGGTTGCTAGCGCCATGGCCGTATCGGCCACAACTGAATATTTGGAGGACTGCCGCAGGGGCTCCATGGAGACCCGTCTTCGCCGGGCGGTGGAGAAGGCAAACGGCGAGATCTTCCGCCGTGCATCCCTGGACGAGAACTGCCAGGGCATGGGCACCACGCTGACCCTCGCCCTCATGGACGAGGAGCGCTACGCCGTAGGCCATGTGGGCGACAGCCGGGCGTACCTCATTTCGGGCGGTGAAATGCGCCAGATCACCCGGGACCACACGCTGGTGGAGGAGATATCTTCCACGGTGGATCTGGATGAGGCCGCCCGCAGAAATCATCCCCAGCGCAGCCTCATCACCCGGGCGGTGGGCGTGGAATTCAGGGTGGATATGGATCTATATGAGGGAAAATGGCAGCGGGGCGATGTCCTGTTCATCTGTTCGGACGGCCTGGTCAACGAGGTGGACGAGACGGAGATTCTTGCGGAGCTCGGCCGTCAGCCCTCTTTGGACGCCTGGGTCAAGACCCTGGTGGAGCGGGCCATCGAGGCCGGCGGCCATGACAACATCACCGCCGTTGCGGCCCTCAACGAAGGGGGTGATGGGCTATGA
- a CDS encoding thiamine diphosphokinase translates to MRALIVTGGDAPPSELLLREAEGADLVVCCDRGALYARRAGLRPDVILGDMDSLEDPEAYRMPGVTFMELPREKDDTDTLYAADWCAKEGYGELTILGAIGSRLDHTLANVFLLLRMLKKGVKAELLDGHNRVFAAGPGIARLPGEPGQTVSLLPLDGPVRVKETRGLFYPIMEGTLPPEYPYGVSNVITGLPAEVEIESGHLAVFLVRE, encoded by the coding sequence ATGAGAGCGCTCATCGTGACCGGGGGAGACGCGCCGCCTTCGGAGCTGCTGCTTCGGGAGGCGGAGGGCGCGGACCTTGTCGTGTGCTGCGACCGGGGCGCCCTTTATGCGCGGAGGGCGGGGCTTCGGCCGGATGTGATTCTTGGGGACATGGATTCCCTGGAGGATCCGGAGGCATACCGGATGCCCGGCGTCACCTTCATGGAGCTGCCCCGGGAGAAGGACGACACCGACACCCTGTACGCCGCCGACTGGTGCGCAAAGGAGGGCTATGGCGAGCTCACGATTCTGGGCGCCATCGGCAGCCGTCTCGACCACACGCTGGCCAATGTGTTTCTCCTGCTGCGCATGCTGAAAAAAGGCGTGAAGGCGGAGCTTCTGGACGGGCACAACCGGGTGTTCGCGGCGGGGCCGGGCATCGCGAGGCTTCCCGGCGAGCCGGGCCAAACGGTGTCCCTGCTGCCTCTGGACGGCCCGGTGAGGGTCAAGGAGACCCGGGGCCTGTTCTATCCTATTATGGAGGGAACGCTGCCGCCGGAATATCCTTACGGGGTGAGCAATGTGATCACCGGCCTGCCGGCGGAGGTGGAGATCGAATCGGGGCACCTGGCTGTGTTTTTGGTGCGGGAATAA
- the rpe gene encoding ribulose-phosphate 3-epimerase, giving the protein MVKIAPSILSADFAAMGDAVREMERAGADLIHVDVMDGHFVPNLTFGPPMVSAIRPHTRLPLDVHLMVEDPGWLVPLFIRAGADYVTVHEEGTPHLHRVVTAIREGGAKAGVALNPATPLAMVEDILEELDMVLLMSVNPGFGGQSFIPKALERVERLKAMIETRGLSTLIEVDGGVTAGNADQLKRAGADILVAGSAVFGAPDRPKAIRELRG; this is encoded by the coding sequence ATGGTTAAAATTGCACCGTCCATTCTTTCGGCGGACTTTGCCGCCATGGGGGATGCGGTTCGGGAAATGGAGAGGGCGGGCGCCGACCTCATCCATGTGGACGTGATGGACGGGCATTTTGTGCCCAACCTGACCTTTGGGCCGCCCATGGTTTCGGCCATCCGGCCCCATACCCGGCTGCCGCTGGATGTGCACCTGATGGTGGAGGACCCGGGCTGGCTGGTGCCCCTTTTTATCCGGGCGGGCGCGGACTATGTGACGGTCCATGAGGAGGGCACGCCCCATCTGCACCGGGTGGTGACCGCCATCCGGGAGGGAGGCGCGAAGGCGGGCGTGGCCCTCAATCCGGCGACGCCCCTCGCCATGGTGGAGGACATCCTGGAGGAGCTGGATATGGTGCTCCTGATGAGCGTCAATCCGGGCTTTGGCGGCCAGTCCTTTATCCCGAAGGCCCTGGAGAGGGTGGAGCGGCTGAAGGCCATGATCGAGACGCGGGGCCTTTCCACGCTGATCGAGGTGGACGGCGGCGTGACCGCGGGGAATGCGGATCAGCTGAAGCGGGCCGGAGCGGACATCCTGGTGGCGGGCAGCGCCGTGTTCGGCGCGCCGGACCGGCCCAAGGCCATCCGGGAGCTCAGGGGATGA
- the pknB gene encoding Stk1 family PASTA domain-containing Ser/Thr kinase yields MIGTVLANKYEIMEKVGGGGMANVYKARRLRDDRVVAIKALKPEFLEDEEFVARFKREAHAVSGLKHPSIVDTIDVGEENGVYFIVMEYVEGETLKDSIRRNGALNVEAAIHIGIQICRALDYAHAHRVIHRDIKPQNILVSVDGTVKVADFGIAKGATSSTVTIAGSNIMGSVHYSSPEQARGGFTDEKSDLYSLGVVLYEAVTGKVPFEGDTPVTVAIKHIQEKPVPPSHINPLVPRALEEIILKAMEKETGLRYDSAREMEQDLIRCLSEPNGSFVTHFKPGAETFYIPADKVKEITGEKAREPAKRKAPPPKKTEARTKPEPPQEEPKRAKSAWQVLKILLGVLALLVVAGGLFMAGRGFYNNSIKNRPVMVTNVVGKTEAEARETLEGDFTVEVAYEYDVNVEKDRVVSQNPLGASSVKKGSTVKLVVSLGRERVIVPTLVNTNFELAAQELQKSQLQVGQVHQEEAEGKTVGSILRQSPDPGTEALAGDTVDIWVCVEPSTVVKPVPDVVGMKVDEARQRLLNEGFSNVEVVEEVSETAAGEVLRQDPSMNSTVDVSTAIQLWVTKAPEFFYQVEANVDLTVVDDGSTILVELVDKSGQRKTIMDEVKDAGDYSLPLVLTSAYPDAQTLIVYVNGQELTRRDVDFSAGGQVPAT; encoded by the coding sequence ATGATCGGCACAGTGCTCGCCAATAAATATGAGATCATGGAAAAGGTGGGCGGAGGCGGCATGGCCAACGTCTACAAGGCACGGCGGCTCCGGGACGACCGGGTGGTGGCCATCAAGGCCCTGAAGCCGGAATTTTTGGAGGATGAGGAGTTTGTGGCCCGCTTTAAGCGGGAGGCCCATGCCGTGTCCGGACTCAAGCATCCGAGCATCGTGGACACCATCGATGTGGGCGAGGAGAACGGCGTCTACTTCATCGTGATGGAGTACGTGGAGGGGGAGACCCTGAAGGACTCCATCCGCAGAAACGGCGCTCTCAACGTGGAGGCCGCCATCCATATCGGTATTCAGATCTGCCGGGCGCTGGACTACGCCCATGCCCATCGGGTGATCCATCGGGACATCAAGCCTCAAAACATCCTCGTTTCCGTGGACGGCACGGTGAAGGTGGCGGATTTTGGCATCGCCAAGGGTGCAACCTCCTCCACGGTGACCATTGCCGGCTCCAATATCATGGGTTCGGTGCATTATTCCTCGCCGGAGCAGGCCAGGGGCGGCTTCACCGACGAGAAGAGCGACCTCTATTCCCTGGGCGTGGTGCTCTATGAGGCGGTCACCGGCAAGGTGCCTTTTGAGGGGGACACCCCGGTGACGGTGGCCATCAAGCATATTCAGGAGAAGCCGGTGCCCCCAAGCCACATCAATCCGCTGGTGCCAAGGGCTCTTGAGGAGATTATCCTGAAGGCCATGGAGAAGGAGACCGGCCTTCGTTACGACTCGGCGAGAGAGATGGAGCAGGACCTTATACGCTGCCTGTCCGAGCCGAACGGCTCCTTTGTGACCCATTTCAAGCCCGGCGCGGAAACCTTCTATATCCCCGCCGACAAGGTGAAGGAGATCACCGGCGAAAAGGCGAGGGAGCCGGCAAAGCGAAAGGCGCCGCCGCCGAAGAAGACCGAGGCCAGAACCAAGCCGGAGCCGCCCCAGGAGGAGCCGAAACGGGCCAAATCGGCCTGGCAGGTGCTCAAGATTCTTCTGGGCGTGCTGGCCCTTTTGGTGGTGGCCGGGGGCCTGTTCATGGCGGGCCGGGGTTTTTACAACAACAGCATCAAGAACCGTCCGGTCATGGTTACCAACGTGGTGGGCAAGACGGAGGCCGAAGCCCGTGAGACCCTTGAAGGCGATTTCACGGTGGAAGTGGCCTATGAATACGACGTGAACGTGGAAAAGGACAGGGTGGTCTCCCAAAATCCGCTGGGCGCAAGCTCCGTGAAGAAGGGCAGCACCGTGAAGCTGGTGGTCAGCCTGGGCCGGGAGCGGGTGATCGTGCCCACCCTGGTGAACACCAACTTTGAACTGGCCGCCCAGGAACTGCAAAAATCCCAGCTTCAGGTGGGGCAGGTGCACCAGGAGGAGGCGGAGGGCAAGACCGTGGGCTCCATTCTGCGCCAGTCCCCCGATCCGGGCACGGAGGCCCTGGCCGGGGACACGGTGGACATCTGGGTGTGCGTGGAGCCCAGCACCGTGGTTAAGCCCGTGCCCGATGTGGTGGGCATGAAGGTGGACGAGGCAAGACAGCGCCTTTTAAATGAAGGCTTCTCCAATGTTGAAGTGGTGGAGGAGGTCAGCGAGACGGCGGCGGGCGAAGTGCTGCGCCAGGATCCGTCCATGAACTCCACCGTGGACGTGTCCACGGCCATCCAGCTTTGGGTGACCAAGGCGCCGGAGTTTTTCTACCAGGTGGAGGCCAACGTGGACCTGACGGTGGTGGACGACGGCAGCACCATTTTGGTGGAGCTTGTGGATAAGAGCGGCCAGCGCAAGACCATCATGGACGAGGTCAAGGACGCCGGCGACTACAGTCTGCCCCTGGTCCTCACCAGCGCCTATCCCGACGCCCAGACGCTGATCGTCTATGTCAACGGCCAGGAGCTGACGCGACGGGACGTGGATTTCTCCGCCGGCGGACAGGTGCCTGCCACTTGA
- the rpmB gene encoding 50S ribosomal protein L28, producing the protein MAKYCAICHKGVVSGNNVSHSHKKTRRVWAPNVQKVRIILNGAPKTAYVCTRCLRSGKVERNV; encoded by the coding sequence ATGGCCAAATACTGCGCAATTTGTCATAAAGGCGTAGTTTCCGGTAACAACGTCAGCCATTCCCACAAGAAAACCCGCAGGGTCTGGGCTCCCAATGTCCAGAAGGTGCGGATCATTCTGAATGGCGCTCCCAAGACCGCTTATGTATGCACGCGGTGCCTGCGGTCCGGCAAGGTGGAACGCAACGTTTAA
- the rlmN gene encoding 23S rRNA (adenine(2503)-C(2))-methyltransferase RlmN, whose protein sequence is MKKAMLDMTLPELQWAVKELGQPAYRAKQLREWLSRDVDFEGMAVLPKTFRTALSEHFRRGGVKILEKRVSEIDGTTKYLFLLEDHNIIEGVYMPYHYGNTLCISTQVGCRMGCAFCASTLEGCVRNLEADEMLGEVLAVNADKGGGDRRGVTNIVLMGSGEPLDNYDNVVRFLRRVHDPDILGVSYRNISLSTCGLTPRMEDFLGEELPVTLCVSLHGPDDETRQRLIPAAKAYPLTELMAVCRKYVERTGRRFIFEYALVKGINDGREAALKLARLLRGFQCHVNVIPLNEVSDIGLAGPSPEGVRIFLETLEAQGISATRRRTMGADIAGACGQLRRSKMKNEGERT, encoded by the coding sequence ATGAAAAAGGCCATGCTGGATATGACGCTGCCCGAACTTCAGTGGGCGGTAAAGGAGCTGGGTCAGCCGGCTTACCGGGCGAAGCAGCTTCGGGAATGGCTGAGCCGGGACGTGGATTTTGAAGGGATGGCCGTGCTGCCCAAAACCTTTCGGACCGCCCTTTCGGAACATTTCCGCAGAGGCGGCGTGAAGATTTTGGAAAAAAGGGTCTCCGAGATCGACGGAACCACAAAATATTTGTTTTTGCTGGAGGATCATAATATAATAGAAGGCGTCTACATGCCCTATCATTACGGTAACACCCTGTGCATCTCCACCCAGGTGGGCTGCAGGATGGGGTGTGCCTTTTGTGCGTCCACGCTGGAGGGGTGCGTGAGAAACCTCGAGGCGGACGAGATGCTGGGCGAGGTCCTTGCCGTCAATGCCGACAAGGGCGGAGGGGACCGCCGGGGCGTCACCAACATTGTGCTCATGGGCAGCGGCGAGCCGCTGGACAACTATGACAACGTGGTGCGCTTTCTAAGGCGGGTGCACGATCCGGATATTCTGGGCGTGAGCTACCGGAACATTTCCCTGTCCACCTGCGGGCTGACCCCGCGGATGGAGGACTTTCTCGGGGAAGAGCTGCCCGTCACCCTGTGCGTGTCCCTCCACGGTCCGGATGACGAGACCCGGCAAAGGCTGATACCGGCGGCGAAGGCCTATCCGCTGACGGAACTGATGGCGGTGTGCCGGAAGTATGTGGAGCGGACCGGCCGCCGCTTTATCTTCGAATATGCTTTGGTGAAGGGGATCAACGACGGACGGGAGGCGGCCTTGAAGCTTGCCCGCCTCCTTCGGGGATTCCAGTGCCACGTCAACGTGATTCCGCTCAATGAGGTGAGCGACATCGGCCTTGCCGGCCCGTCGCCGGAAGGGGTCAGAATTTTTCTCGAGACCTTGGAAGCCCAGGGCATCTCCGCAACCCGGCGCCGCACCATGGGCGCCGATATCGCGGGCGCCTGCGGGCAGCTGAGGCGAAGCAAAATGAAAAACGAGGGGGAGCGCACGTGA
- a CDS encoding Asp23/Gls24 family envelope stress response protein, with product MPGKIVNTLGTIQINDDVVAMLAGMATVECYGIVGMASKRATDGIVELLGRENLSRGVKVTTKESAVVIDLYVIMEYGTTIATVASNVVDTVKYTVEKTTGLTVEAVNVTVEGIRL from the coding sequence ATGCCGGGTAAGATTGTCAATACGCTGGGCACGATCCAAATCAACGACGATGTGGTGGCCATGCTGGCCGGAATGGCCACGGTGGAATGCTACGGTATTGTGGGTATGGCCTCGAAGAGGGCGACCGACGGTATTGTGGAACTGCTGGGCCGGGAAAATCTGTCCAGGGGCGTGAAGGTGACCACGAAGGAAAGCGCCGTGGTGATCGATCTGTACGTCATCATGGAATACGGCACGACCATTGCGACCGTAGCTTCCAACGTGGTGGATACCGTCAAATACACCGTGGAAAAGACGACGGGCCTTACGGTGGAAGCCGTGAATGTGACCGTCGAGGGAATCCGTCTATAA